The sequence TGCTAAGAATGTGGAATAAATTGCTGATGAATAAGATGACTGTGTGCAAACGTATGTGAGATGAGAAAATGTTGTGTTAGCATTGTCAGCCATCTGTCAGATTTGTGACATTGGCAACCATTTTTCAAATAGGAACAAGCCCCTGGAAAATGTTCAGTATTGATGTTGTTGTCAAGGGTGCCTTTTCGTTCTTGGGTGTAATTTGaatgaaatggaatttttaaaaactcgaATGCCAGAGCTGCTGTTACATATTGAAGAAGATAAATCACAGATTAAGTAAACACAGTTACCTCTGCAGTGTTGGAGTGACTGCGTCTCTCCCCTCTAAGGACTTTCTTTTGCAATGCTCCCAATGGAGTGCTTGGCTACATCTTCCAAGAGCATGTCCAGCCATTCAGGGCTGTGATTTATTTTCTTCCAAGGTGCAGGTTTACTCCAGGTGTGTCTGAGTTAAAAATCCAGTGAGAGtattgtgtaatggttagagtgtaggATTGTGGTCTGGGATACTTAGGCAtgaatccccgttctgccatggaagtttgctggacgCCCTTGGGCCATCACCCACAATCGGCCTAAGCTACCTTGCAGGATTGCTGTGTGGAGGGAAAACACCTTTAACAAAGTGAGGGAAAAGGAAAATTTGAGGAGAGGATTGTTAAAAACATTAACAGAAAATCTGTTAGGAGCAGGAAACCAGCTATGGGGTCCGTTGGGCCTTTggatgaaaaagaaacaaaaagattaCTTCAGGAAGACAAGGTGGAGAAACTGAATTAATTCTTAGTATCCATTTTCACTGTGGGAAAACTTGGGGCATGCACCCATCCTGGAACCAATGTTTTTTCAAAGGATGTCTGACGAACTGAGTCATATTGAGGTAACAAGAGATGAACTAGGACTACTGGGCAAAATGAAAACTAGTAGGTCTAATAAGTTCAATTACagtgctcactgagtgaccttaggcTGGGAGAGTATACAGACATGAGGTGTTTGGGAAGCTAACATGCATGCGGACACATACCATCCCGAGTttctgggtgaaggaggggataAATATGTAGCAGTAACCTTGTGCAACTTGACTCACGTGTACGTTTCTTCACAAAATCTTTCGAGTGGGAAGGATTGCACAGAAAACGAGGATGGGGCAGCTGGTTTGTATATGATGCAGTTTAATCCTTAGGGAATACTACAGTCCTGAAGTTCCTGCCTTAAAATGGAGGTTTGGATGGGACATGTTGGGATTTATTTAGGCTCTAAAACCAATATGCTATTATCTCTGCATTAAGCCAGCATAACGCTTAATCCTAAACTATTTGGAGGCAGGATTTAGGATTGCTACCTTAGTCAcacacagtaacaacaacaacgttcgatttatataccacccttcaggatgacttaacatccactcagagcatttacaaagtatgcatctgaccaagagaactgtgattctcgaaagcttatgctacaatgaagttggttagtcttaaaggtgctactggactctttttgaatttacaaagtatgttattattatccccgcaacaaaacatcctgtgcggtgggtgcggctgagagagctctaagagagctgtgactgacccaaggtcacccagcttgcttcaagtggaggagtggggaatcaaacccggttctccagattagggtcctgcgctcttaaccactaaaccaaactggctagCAGAGTGGAGTATCCAGCAGAATTAGTCTCTTGGCCCTTTTGAAAGTTCAAAAAATGCTGTGCACATTATTTAGAGCCACGTATCCTCTACCTTTCTACCAATACGTGAATGGAATGTTCACAAAACTATAAAAGCTGGAAAAGTTAAAATACTCCAGGCGGTGTGTGTATttgtttcaggtagatagccgtgttggtctacagtagaacagcaagatttgggtctagtagcaccttaaagaccaacaaggtttccagggtataaactttagagagtcaaaactccctttgtcagattcgTCAGATACCCGACAAAGGGAAtgttgactctcagaagcttacaccgtgaaaatctttaaggtgcttctggactgaAATCTTGGGGTATGTGTTAGTTATATAATTGCCGATGAATCTGTGCCAATTGAAGAATATCTGAGATGTAGAGGAGTGGCAGCTGAAAGATAAATGCCCTTAAGGAGAAAGGATTCTGAGAATGAAGCAAATATACTTCTATGTGTCATTTAATGCAAGGTTTCCAGATCTTTGTGTTGTTTGCAGTTGCTCATGAGATTCTCTTTTTTTGCATTGCAGTGCCTTCTCCTAGTGCCTTGATGGGAGACAATCCTACATCGTTTGGAAATGCAAAGGAAGTTGTGGCAATTAAAGACTACTGCCCAAATAACTTTACAACCCTGAAGTTCTCCAAGGGGGACCATCTCTATGTCTTAGATACCTCAGGAGGCGAGTGGTGGTATGCTCACAATACCACAGAGATGGGCTACATCCCATCTTCCTACGTCCAGCCTGTAAGCAACCGAAACTCTTCATTAACGGACAGTGGAATGATTGACAATCTGCTTGAAATCTCAGATGAGGGAGCCAAGGAAATCGATTTGCTTGGCGACTGGGCAGACATAAAGTGGAGCTTAGCAAAAAACAACCCTTTTTTGAATAATGTCCAGACCAACCCTTTTATGAATGGGAATTTACCAATAGCTCTTGACAGGACCAAGGAGAGTTCCCTCCGAGGCGCAGTGTTGCTCTTTGACACGGGAGTGCCTACATTGACCGAGTCGAGTTCTGCAACTAACAGCAGCGTAGGCAACCGTCTAGATGAAGTCCCGTCTATGAATGGATTTGAATTCGAACAGCCAACCAGGCGGGACAACCCTTTTTTCAGAAGCAAGCGGTCATACAGTTTGTCAGAGCTGTCAGTGCTGCAAGCGAAGTCAGAAAACCCAGCATCATCAGAATTTTTCAGTGGGTTGAAATCTCCAACCCCTGAGCAATTCCAAAGCAGGGAAGATTTCAGAACGGCTTGGCTAAACCATCGGAAACTGGCAAGATCTTGCCATAACTTGGATTTGCTAGGCCAGAATCTTGGTTGGGGTCAGACGCAACCTGTGGAGACCAATATCGTTTGCAAGCTGGATAGCTCCGGGGGAGCAGTTCAGCTTCCAGACACTAATATAAATATTCAGGTTCCAGAGGGACACGTGGCTGTTGGGGACACCCAGCAGATCTCCATGAAAGCTCTGTTGGATCCACCGCTGGAGCTCAACAGTGACAAATTCAGTACCATAAGTCCTGTAATAGAGATTAAGCTGAGCAACATGGAGGTCAGAACGCCGATCGTACTGGAAGTGAAAGTGTCAGCAGAAGTTAAGAACGACGTCGTGAGCAAGAGTTTGGTAGGACTGCAATGCTTGAGGAGTGACATAAAGGATGGTCCCTATACCCCAGTGCAGCTAGACTGTTGCTATGGAGACACAATACAGGTTCAACTGGAGAACCTGGAGCCTTGTATGTATATCGCAGTTGTGGCCCAAGGGCAGAATATTCTATATCCTTACACCGTTTGGGATTATATCAGCAAAAAAATCACAGTTGGAGTCTATGGTCCCAAGCACATTCACCCTTCTTTCAAAACAGTGGTTGCCATCTTCGGACACGACTGTGCCCCAAAGACGCTCTTAGTGACTGAAGTTACACGGCAAGTACACAGCACGGCACCTGTGGCGCTGCAGTTGTGGGGCAAGCACCAGTTCACTCTCGGGAGGCCGCAAGACCTAAAGATTTGCATGTTTTCAAACATGACTAATTATGAGGTGAGAGCCAGCGAGCAGGCCAAAATGGTTAGAGGCttccaaatgaaactggggaaGGTCAGCCGGCTCATTTTCCCCATCATGTCTCATGACCCGAATGAGCTGTCTGATTTCACGTTGAGAATACAAGTCAAAGATGACAAAGATACCCTTCTGACTCAGTTTTGTGTCCAAACACCACAGCCACCTCCGAAAAGTACGATCAGGTCCACCGGACAAAGGAGGTTCCTGAAGAAGAATGAGGTTGGGAAAATAATATTGTCTCCTCTTGCAACCACCAGCAAATATCCGGTGTTCCAGGATCGGCCAGTGTCAAGCTTAAAATATGGGAAACTGCTAAAAACTGTGGTACGGCAAAACAAGAACCATTACCTCTTGGAATATAAGAAAGGGGACGCCATAGGTTTGCTAAGTGaagagaaaatcaaactgaaaggTCAGCTCTGGACCAAGGAATGGTATATTGGTTACTATCAGGGTAAAATCGGTCTTGTCCATACCAAAAATGTTCTAGTTGTCGGAAAAGTAAAGCCAAATAATTTCTACGGACCTGAGCTTACCACTCATACGTTGCTCGATCAGATCTTGAGGCCTTGTAAGTTTCTCACCTATATTTATGCTTCAGTAAGGACTTTGTTGATGGAAAACATTAGCAGCTGGCGCGCCTTTGCAGATGCTTTGGGGTATGGCAACTTGCCACTGACTTTTTTCTGCCGAGCAGAACTGGACAGTGAGCCAGAATGCGTGGCTTCTGTGTTGGAGAAACTGAAAGAAGACTGTAATAATTCGGACAATAAGGATAGGAAATCTTTCCAGAAAGAACTGATGTCAGTAAGTATTCTGGTTATGTGCTGTAATCTTTAATGCATTAATTGTTTGAGGTTGTTTTGTTGGGCTTAGGGTTCTGCGAGACCATCTGTGACAAAAGTGACCAattgtgaaatcctaaacagagttactccagtgtattgtcggaggctttcacggccggagaacgatggttgttgtgggttttccgggctgtattgccgtggtcttggcattgtagttcctgaggtttcgccagcagctgtggctggcatcttcagaggtgtagcaccaaaagacagagatctctcagtgtcaaagtgaaacgtcaggaactacaatgccaagaccacggcaatacagcccggaaaacccacaacaaccggagttactccagtttaagtcgATTGAAataaattggcttagactggagtaactctgtttaggatttcaccgtAAGACTGAAATGTTCAAAAACAAGCCCTTATCTGTATATTATCTGCATTATCTGTATATCCAATTCTAAACTTGGTCCCAAAGCATGCTTACAGTTAGGCCAGGGACAGTCTGGGAGATGTTTTTATATCCAGGTGAATCTCCAGGTTTGCTGGAAAAtccaaaatttattaaaaaaaatatataccaAATTGTTAATTAATGCTTACTGAGATGACACAAATGAAGGGAACAGCAGACAACACTACTAGAATGGGAGATCAGTCACAGTGACCGGATGGCAGGAGGTGATGGTGACGGAACAGTATGGAGAGGAAACAGGAACCAGCATGTTCAGCACGATTTTCTTTCCAAGTCCCCTCCGGATCCGCTAGCCAGTGGTGGCTGGGGCGGCTTGAAGGAGAAGGTGCACTTGATGGGCTTTCCACTCGGGTCACTACTGGCCAGCTGTTTGGGGGTTATGGCATGGAAATGAAAGCTCCTCCTGGGCACCTTCTGCTTGAAACCTCCCCACCTCCACACACTGAtggagagctgggcttggaccagAAAGCTTCTCTGACACACTTTCACCTGAAGGGCACTGCTTCTGCCACCAGCCAGCGGAAACGGGGCTTGGAGATAAAATCCCAGGTGCACTTTCTTCTCTAAGCACAGCCCCCATTAACTGGCCAGCGGGCAACAGGGAGAACTATCATGGCAGGGTGGAGAGAAtgatataagaacataagagaagccatattggatcaggccaatggcccatccagtccaacacactgtgtcacacaatggccaaaaaccaggtgtcctcgggaggtctgccagtggggaaaggacactagaagccctcccactgattgcccccctaGATACcgagaatacagagcatcactgccctagacagagagttccatctataccttgtggctaacagccactgatggacctcttctCCATCACTGGAGCGGAGAACTTCCCTGTTAGGGAAGTCCTCGAGAACCTCATGCAGGTTAACATACAGTACAATACTGTTCAGATGCTTATCTTGAAATGAGGATGATGGGGGAGCAGCCAGTTGTCACATATTAGAATTACTAAGCTCTTTTTAGGCTGCAAACCTAAACTTGAACGACATTTgcatttaaataaggattttgcTTCCATTATCCATTCATGTAGGATCTCAACCCAGGGCAAGGCCAtatcaaagcaaaaataaaatctcaTACAAGCTGTTTTTTGTCATTATGGGACAGTTTTTCCAGTTGTTGTGGCTAATTGTCTATTAAGATGCTGTCTGGAAGAGCGGATTGATTTTGATTTAGGTGTTAAGGCCTAGGgccatagggaacaaagggaagcTAGTCTCTAGACACTTCCCATTtgcaaaagcagggctttttttcagcgggaatgcggtggaacggagttccggaacctcttgaaaatggtcacatggctggtggccccgccccctgatctccaaacagtggtgagtttagattggagggcaatctaaactcccctctgtctggagatcagggggtggggccaccagccacgtgaccattttcaacaagggcaaccctctgagttccaccacctcttttcccggaaaa is a genomic window of Eublepharis macularius isolate TG4126 chromosome 1, MPM_Emac_v1.0, whole genome shotgun sequence containing:
- the SH3BP4 gene encoding SH3 domain-binding protein 4; this translates as MAAQRIRAANASGLPRCKSEGTLIDLSEEFSETSFSSVKVPSPSALMGDNPTSFGNAKEVVAIKDYCPNNFTTLKFSKGDHLYVLDTSGGEWWYAHNTTEMGYIPSSYVQPVSNRNSSLTDSGMIDNLLEISDEGAKEIDLLGDWADIKWSLAKNNPFLNNVQTNPFMNGNLPIALDRTKESSLRGAVLLFDTGVPTLTESSSATNSSVGNRLDEVPSMNGFEFEQPTRRDNPFFRSKRSYSLSELSVLQAKSENPASSEFFSGLKSPTPEQFQSREDFRTAWLNHRKLARSCHNLDLLGQNLGWGQTQPVETNIVCKLDSSGGAVQLPDTNINIQVPEGHVAVGDTQQISMKALLDPPLELNSDKFSTISPVIEIKLSNMEVRTPIVLEVKVSAEVKNDVVSKSLVGLQCLRSDIKDGPYTPVQLDCCYGDTIQVQLENLEPCMYIAVVAQGQNILYPYTVWDYISKKITVGVYGPKHIHPSFKTVVAIFGHDCAPKTLLVTEVTRQVHSTAPVALQLWGKHQFTLGRPQDLKICMFSNMTNYEVRASEQAKMVRGFQMKLGKVSRLIFPIMSHDPNELSDFTLRIQVKDDKDTLLTQFCVQTPQPPPKSTIRSTGQRRFLKKNEVGKIILSPLATTSKYPVFQDRPVSSLKYGKLLKTVVRQNKNHYLLEYKKGDAIGLLSEEKIKLKGQLWTKEWYIGYYQGKIGLVHTKNVLVVGKVKPNNFYGPELTTHTLLDQILRPCKFLTYIYASVRTLLMENISSWRAFADALGYGNLPLTFFCRAELDSEPECVASVLEKLKEDCNNSDNKDRKSFQKELMSALLKMDCQGLVVRLIQDFVLLTTAVEVAQRWRELAEKLAKVSKQQMDAYEAPHRDKSGTVDNEAMWKPAYDFMLTWSNQMGDSYRDVTQELHTGLDKMKNPITKRWKHLTGTLILVNTLEILRAAAFSPQECEDYAI